Proteins co-encoded in one uncultured Flavobacterium sp. genomic window:
- a CDS encoding HU family DNA-binding protein has protein sequence MNKSELIDAIAADAGITKAAAKLALESFLGNVGATLKKGGRISLVGFGSWSVSARAARDGRNPQTGKTIKIAAKNVVKFKAGAELEGAVN, from the coding sequence ATGAACAAATCAGAATTAATCGATGCTATCGCTGCTGATGCAGGAATCACAAAAGCTGCGGCAAAATTAGCTTTAGAGTCATTTTTAGGTAATGTAGGAGCTACTTTGAAAAAAGGTGGAAGAATTTCATTAGTAGGTTTTGGATCTTGGTCAGTATCTGCTAGAGCTGCTAGAGACGGTAGAAACCCACAAACTGGAAAAACTATCAAAATTGCTGCTAAAAATGTAGTTAAATTCAAAGCTGGAGCTGAGTTAGAAGGTGCAGTGAACTAA
- a CDS encoding YqgE/AlgH family protein: MISEKLKKGHLLIAEPSIIGDLSFNRSVILLADHNKEGSIGFIINKPLKYTINDLIPEIEASFKIYNGGPVEQDNLYFIHNIPELIPNSVEISNGIYWGGDFESTKDLINDGSISKNNIRFFLGYTGWDENQLENEMQGNSWIIADNSYKNKIIGKSTTHFWKEQIIELGGDYLIWSNAPENPYLN, from the coding sequence ATGATTTCAGAAAAATTAAAAAAAGGACACCTGCTTATTGCCGAACCTTCTATAATTGGAGATTTATCATTTAATAGATCGGTAATTTTATTAGCAGACCATAACAAAGAAGGATCGATAGGATTTATCATTAATAAACCACTAAAGTATACTATTAATGATCTAATTCCTGAGATTGAAGCTTCTTTTAAGATATATAATGGGGGCCCTGTTGAACAGGACAATCTATATTTCATTCACAATATTCCAGAGTTGATCCCGAATAGTGTCGAGATTTCTAATGGGATTTATTGGGGAGGTGATTTTGAATCAACCAAAGACTTAATTAACGACGGGTCTATTAGTAAAAATAATATTCGTTTTTTCTTAGGTTATACAGGTTGGGATGAAAATCAGCTTGAGAATGAAATGCAAGGAAACTCATGGATCATAGCTGATAACAGTTATAAAAACAAAATTATAGGAAAGTCAACCACTCATTTTTGGAAAGAACAAATTATTGAGCTTGGTGGAGATTATCTTATATGGTCAAACGCACCTGAAAATCCGTATCTGAATTAA
- a CDS encoding START-like domain-containing protein — translation MDPKIRYEIEFPINSSPQLLYQYISTPSGLSEWFADNVNSRGEFFTFIWNDSQEKARLASKKTGEKVKFKWVDESSKDTEYFFELHILVDELTKDVSLMVVDFAEKEEVGEAKQLWENQISDLKHLIGSV, via the coding sequence ATGGATCCAAAAATACGTTACGAAATCGAGTTTCCTATAAATTCTTCGCCGCAATTATTATATCAATATATATCAACACCTTCAGGATTGTCAGAATGGTTTGCAGACAATGTAAATTCAAGAGGTGAATTCTTTACTTTCATCTGGAATGACTCGCAGGAAAAAGCGCGTTTGGCTTCTAAAAAAACCGGAGAAAAGGTAAAGTTTAAGTGGGTTGATGAAAGCAGTAAGGATACGGAGTACTTTTTTGAATTGCATATCTTAGTTGATGAGTTGACTAAAGATGTATCATTAATGGTTGTTGATTTTGCTGAAAAAGAAGAAGTAGGAGAGGCTAAACAATTGTGGGAGAATCAGATCTCAGACCTGAAACATCTTATAGGTTCTGTTTAG
- the fmt gene encoding methionyl-tRNA formyltransferase, with the protein MEKLRIIFMGTPEFAVGILDTIIKNNYDVVGVITAADKPAGRGQKIKYSAVKEYALANNLTLLQPTNLKDESFLAELKALNANLQIVVAFRMLPKVVWEMPSLGTFNLHASLLPNYRGAAPINWAIINGETKTGVTTFFIDDKIDTGAMILNSEIAIDPTENAGQLHDRLMLLGSETVINTLKVIENGNVTTTIQEDNEEIKTAYKLNKENCKIDWTKSGTEINNLIRGLSPYPASWCFLKDKEEEQSIKIYEAKLISEVHSFEAGSLICSKKEIKVAVQDGFIQLLSLQLPGKKRMQVAELLNGITFSNTAKVY; encoded by the coding sequence ATGGAAAAATTGAGAATCATATTTATGGGAACTCCGGAATTTGCTGTTGGCATTTTGGATACCATTATTAAAAACAATTACGATGTTGTTGGCGTTATTACCGCTGCAGATAAACCGGCAGGACGCGGACAAAAAATAAAATATTCGGCAGTGAAAGAATATGCATTGGCGAACAACCTTACTTTATTACAACCCACAAATTTAAAAGACGAAAGTTTCCTTGCTGAATTAAAGGCTCTGAATGCCAACTTACAAATTGTAGTTGCTTTTAGAATGCTACCAAAAGTAGTTTGGGAAATGCCAAGCTTAGGAACTTTTAATCTTCATGCTTCTTTATTGCCAAATTATCGTGGTGCAGCACCAATTAACTGGGCTATTATTAATGGAGAAACTAAAACAGGAGTTACAACTTTCTTTATCGATGATAAAATTGATACTGGAGCGATGATCTTAAATTCGGAAATTGCAATTGATCCAACAGAAAATGCCGGACAACTACATGACCGATTAATGTTATTAGGAAGCGAAACTGTAATTAATACTTTAAAAGTTATTGAAAACGGAAATGTTACCACTACAATTCAAGAAGATAACGAGGAAATCAAAACAGCTTACAAACTAAATAAGGAAAATTGCAAAATCGACTGGACAAAATCCGGAACCGAAATTAATAATCTGATTCGAGGTTTAAGTCCTTATCCTGCTTCCTGGTGTTTTTTGAAAGATAAAGAGGAAGAACAATCTATCAAAATATACGAGGCAAAATTGATTTCCGAGGTTCATTCTTTCGAAGCAGGAAGTTTGATTTGCAGCAAAAAAGAAATCAAAGTTGCGGTTCAGGATGGCTTTATTCAGCTATTGAGTTTGCAATTACCTGGAAAAAAGAGAATGCAAGTGGCTGAATTACTAAACGGAATAACTTTTTCGAATACTGCAAAGGTCTATTAA
- a CDS encoding aminotransferase class IV translates to MINFNGNIVAQGDNILTQNRAFLYGDGVFETLKIVNNKILFLEDHYFRLMASMRVVRMEIPMNFTMEFLEEQVLALVQQNGISESARARITVFRNNGGLYLPKTNEVSYLIHATPLESAVYVLNSTEYGVDLYKDFYVTKQLLSSIKTTNKMINITGSIFAHENGLANCLLVNDTKNVVEALQGNLFMVVGKKLITPPISEGCLNGIMRKQILALAKKVEGIEVLEEIISPFDLQKADELFLTNVIMGIQPITKYRKKEFTSNLAHLLLQELNKSISEN, encoded by the coding sequence ATGATCAATTTTAACGGAAACATAGTAGCACAAGGCGATAATATATTAACTCAAAATCGTGCTTTTTTGTATGGAGATGGTGTTTTTGAAACACTAAAAATAGTCAACAATAAAATCTTGTTTCTTGAAGATCATTATTTTCGATTAATGGCTTCGATGCGTGTTGTTAGAATGGAAATTCCAATGAACTTTACAATGGAGTTTCTTGAAGAACAAGTTTTGGCTCTGGTTCAGCAAAACGGAATTTCAGAATCGGCACGTGCCCGAATTACTGTTTTTAGAAATAATGGCGGATTGTATTTGCCAAAGACTAATGAAGTGTCTTATTTAATTCATGCAACACCACTTGAGAGTGCTGTTTATGTCTTAAATTCAACTGAATACGGAGTTGATTTGTATAAAGATTTCTATGTAACCAAGCAATTATTATCGTCTATTAAAACGACTAATAAGATGATCAATATTACAGGAAGTATTTTTGCTCATGAAAATGGTTTGGCAAATTGCCTTTTGGTAAACGATACTAAAAATGTGGTCGAAGCATTGCAAGGCAATTTATTTATGGTTGTGGGTAAAAAACTTATTACACCGCCAATTTCTGAAGGTTGTTTAAATGGAATAATGCGTAAACAAATTTTGGCATTGGCTAAGAAAGTCGAAGGTATAGAAGTATTGGAAGAAATAATTTCGCCGTTTGACCTTCAAAAAGCAGATGAATTATTTCTAACAAATGTAATCATGGGTATACAACCGATAACCAAATATCGAAAAAAGGAGTTTACCAGTAATCTGGCTCATTTATTACTGCAGGAACTAAATAAATCCATATCTGAAAATTAA